A window of Aeromicrobium sp. A1-2 contains these coding sequences:
- a CDS encoding DUF4097 family beta strand repeat-containing protein has protein sequence MTHEETIADYDVRSPASRTLLTVIGTLLTVGLLAGLVLGASLLKRESRISTSVVELDGSAQVVINAGSADVTLVEGEEDLVKIRARITSGLRKTDFALGRRGDEIKIASGCQTWLSPGCGVSATLEIPKGMPVVVRTTSGDVVADGLTEGVLTVTSDSGDIVASKLEVDEFSAATGDGDIRASFSTQPFGFKATTVAGDIWATVPTGKRTYVVTTSSKSGKVSNALQSDAEGAGFVRVRSDSGDIDLGSE, from the coding sequence ATGACGCACGAGGAGACGATCGCTGACTATGACGTGCGCTCACCGGCCTCGCGCACGCTCCTGACCGTGATCGGCACGCTGCTGACGGTCGGGCTGCTGGCGGGGCTGGTGCTGGGCGCGTCATTGCTCAAACGTGAGAGCCGCATCTCGACCAGCGTGGTCGAGCTCGACGGCTCCGCCCAGGTCGTGATCAATGCCGGATCTGCCGATGTCACCCTCGTCGAGGGAGAGGAAGACCTCGTCAAGATCCGTGCCCGCATCACCTCGGGCCTCCGTAAAACCGACTTTGCGCTGGGCCGGCGCGGCGATGAGATCAAGATCGCGTCCGGATGCCAGACGTGGCTGTCCCCGGGCTGCGGGGTGTCAGCCACCCTCGAGATTCCCAAGGGCATGCCGGTCGTGGTCAGGACGACCTCGGGCGATGTGGTCGCGGACGGTCTGACCGAGGGTGTTCTCACCGTGACGTCGGACAGCGGTGACATCGTGGCGTCCAAGCTGGAGGTCGACGAGTTCTCGGCGGCGACCGGGGACGGAGACATCCGGGCGTCGTTCTCGACGCAGCCCTTCGGATTCAAGGCCACGACGGTCGCTGGAGACATCTGGGCGACCGTGCCGACCGGCAAACGGACCTACGTCGTCACGACAAGTTCCAAGTCCGGGAAGGTGTCCAATGCGCTGCAGTCGGACGCAGAAGGCGCTGGATTCGTCCGGGTCAGGTCCGACAGCGGGGACATCGATCTCGGGAGCGAATGA
- a CDS encoding glycerol-3-phosphate dehydrogenase/oxidase, translating into MRSVALSPENRQAALDAMAQTPLDVLVIGGGVVGAGSALDAATRGLSVGLVEARDFASGTSSRSSKLMHGGLRYLEMLDFRLVAEALRERGLNLRKLAPHLVHEVGFLYPLTHRVWERFYAGSGVALYDAMSKASGYGQGVPLHRHLTRRGARRMMPALKKDALVGALHYYDAQVDDARHTMFLSRTAAAYGAHVASRTRVVGLLREGDRVTGAKVKDLESGREFDIRARQVINSTGVWTDETQGMTSERGQFHVRASKGVHLVVPRDRIRGESGLILRTEKSVLFVIPWGRHWIIGTTDTDWSLSKDHPAASRSDIDYLLDHVNTVLIDPLTHEDVEGVYAGLRPLLAGEDEATSKLSREHAVGTSVKGLVVIAGGKYTTYRVMAKDAVDAAVHGMSTHLGRTVPPSCTEDVPLLGADGYEAVWNQRQMLAESSGLGVGRIEHLLHRYGSLTQELLDLIAERPDLGNALSGADDYLRAEITYAASHEGARHLDDAIARRTRISIETFDRGTDVAEEVAGLMGGVLGWSEAQRANEVDHYLKRVEAERESQTMPDDETADAARKGAVDVVPVSTLSAQTAP; encoded by the coding sequence ATGAGATCGGTAGCCCTGTCACCCGAAAACCGTCAAGCCGCTCTCGATGCGATGGCACAGACGCCGTTGGACGTGCTGGTCATCGGCGGAGGAGTTGTGGGCGCAGGCTCCGCGCTCGATGCGGCGACCCGCGGACTGTCTGTGGGCCTGGTCGAGGCGCGCGACTTCGCGTCCGGTACGTCGAGCCGTTCCAGCAAGCTCATGCACGGTGGCCTGCGCTACCTGGAGATGCTGGATTTCCGGCTCGTCGCCGAGGCGCTCAGGGAGCGCGGACTGAACCTGCGCAAGCTGGCACCCCACCTCGTGCACGAAGTCGGTTTCCTCTATCCGCTGACGCACCGCGTGTGGGAGCGCTTCTACGCCGGCTCCGGCGTCGCGCTGTACGACGCGATGAGCAAGGCTTCCGGATACGGCCAGGGCGTACCGCTGCACCGTCACCTGACCCGGCGTGGGGCGCGTCGGATGATGCCGGCGCTCAAGAAGGACGCACTGGTCGGCGCGCTGCACTACTACGACGCGCAGGTCGACGATGCCCGGCACACGATGTTCCTGTCGCGCACCGCCGCGGCGTATGGAGCCCACGTCGCCAGCCGCACACGTGTCGTGGGCCTGCTCCGCGAGGGCGACCGAGTCACGGGGGCCAAGGTCAAGGACCTGGAGTCCGGCCGCGAGTTCGACATCCGGGCAAGGCAGGTCATCAACTCGACAGGAGTCTGGACCGACGAGACGCAGGGCATGACCTCCGAGCGCGGGCAGTTCCACGTCCGCGCGAGCAAGGGCGTGCACCTCGTGGTGCCGCGCGACCGCATCCGCGGGGAGTCCGGCCTGATCCTGCGCACCGAGAAGTCGGTGCTGTTCGTGATCCCGTGGGGGCGTCACTGGATCATCGGCACGACCGACACCGACTGGTCGCTCTCCAAGGACCACCCCGCGGCCAGTCGCAGCGACATCGACTACCTGCTCGACCACGTCAACACGGTGCTTATCGATCCCCTGACCCACGAGGATGTCGAAGGCGTCTACGCCGGCCTGCGGCCGTTGCTCGCCGGCGAGGACGAGGCGACCAGCAAGCTCTCACGCGAGCACGCGGTCGGCACGAGCGTCAAGGGGCTCGTCGTGATCGCGGGCGGCAAGTACACGACGTACCGGGTCATGGCCAAGGACGCCGTCGACGCTGCGGTGCACGGGATGTCGACGCACCTGGGCCGCACGGTCCCTCCCTCGTGCACCGAGGACGTCCCCCTGCTGGGTGCCGACGGCTACGAGGCGGTCTGGAACCAGCGGCAGATGCTGGCCGAGTCCAGTGGTCTGGGCGTGGGTCGGATCGAGCACCTGTTGCACCGGTACGGCTCGCTGACCCAGGAGCTGCTCGACCTGATCGCCGAGCGGCCGGATCTGGGCAATGCGCTCTCCGGCGCGGACGACTACCTGCGCGCCGAGATCACCTACGCCGCGTCGCACGAGGGTGCCAGGCACCTGGACGACGCGATCGCGCGACGCACGCGCATCTCGATCGAGACCTTCGATCGCGGCACCGACGTCGCCGAGGAGGTCGCCGGGCTGATGGGTGGCGTGCTCGGCTGGAGCGAGGCCCAGCGGGCCAACGAGGTCGACCACTACCTCAAGCGGGTCGAGGCCGAACGGGAGAGCCAGACGATGCCTGACGACGAGACCGCCGACGCGGCCCGCAAGGGCGCCGTCGACGTCGTCCCGGTCTCGACCCTGTCGGCGCAGACTGCCCCATGA